Proteins from a genomic interval of Streptomyces sp. NBC_01445:
- a CDS encoding lamin tail domain-containing protein yields the protein MPASAADHGAQWRSVEISRVQYDSPGWDNRSNRSLNQEWVEITNNTRRSVNLDGWTLADEDGHTYTFDHYRLAGRATVRVHTGIGYDTRHDLYQDRRTYVWDNRSDTATLRNDHDRYVDDASWGRHHYQNRR from the coding sequence ATGCCCGCGTCCGCCGCCGATCACGGCGCGCAGTGGCGGAGCGTCGAGATCAGCCGCGTGCAGTACGACTCCCCGGGATGGGACAACCGTTCCAACCGCTCCCTGAACCAGGAGTGGGTGGAGATCACCAACAACACCCGCCGCAGCGTGAACCTCGATGGCTGGACCCTGGCGGACGAGGACGGCCACACCTACACCTTCGACCACTACCGCCTCGCCGGCCGCGCCACGGTCCGCGTCCACACCGGCATCGGCTACGACACCCGCCACGACCTCTACCAGGACCGCCGCACCTACGTGTGGGACAACCGATCCGACACCGCCACCCTGCGCAACGACCACGACCGCTACGTCGACGACGCTTCCTGGGGCCGCCACCACTACCAGAACCGCCGCTAG